One genomic segment of Erythrobacter sp. THAF29 includes these proteins:
- a CDS encoding DNA-directed RNA polymerase subunit alpha — MSVNTKNWQELKKPNTLEVKESGDKTRKATFVAEPLERGFGLTLGNALRRVLLSSLQGAAITSIKIENVLHEFSSLAGVREDVTDIVLNVKQIALKMEGEGPKRLQLSVTGPAEVKAGDIAVTGDIEVMNKDLVLCHLDEGATLNMELTADVGKGYSPAVQNRPADAPIGLIPVDSLYSPVRQVSYKVENARVGQELDYDKLSLTIETDGTVTPEDAVAYAARILQDQLTLFVHFEDGIPQPQSAMIGQAAQPQEDDANQLNRYLLKKVDELELSVRSANCLKNDNIIYIGDLVQKTEAEMLRTPNFGRKSLNEIKEVLSSMGLRLGMDIPGWPPENIEEMAKKLEQELLG, encoded by the coding sequence ATGTCCGTCAACACGAAGAACTGGCAGGAACTGAAGAAACCCAACACCCTTGAAGTCAAGGAAAGCGGCGACAAGACCCGCAAGGCAACCTTCGTTGCCGAACCGCTCGAACGTGGCTTCGGTCTCACGCTCGGCAATGCGCTGCGCCGCGTGCTTCTGAGCTCGCTCCAGGGCGCTGCGATCACCTCGATCAAGATCGAGAATGTGCTTCACGAATTCTCGTCGCTCGCCGGCGTGCGCGAGGACGTGACCGATATCGTCCTCAACGTGAAGCAGATCGCGCTCAAGATGGAAGGCGAGGGCCCCAAGCGCCTGCAGCTTTCCGTCACCGGCCCTGCCGAAGTGAAGGCGGGCGACATCGCTGTAACCGGCGACATCGAAGTGATGAACAAGGACCTTGTCCTGTGCCACCTCGATGAAGGCGCGACGCTCAATATGGAGCTGACCGCAGATGTCGGCAAAGGTTACTCGCCTGCCGTGCAGAACCGCCCGGCTGATGCTCCCATCGGCCTCATCCCGGTTGACTCGCTTTACTCGCCGGTTCGCCAGGTGAGCTACAAGGTCGAGAACGCCCGTGTTGGCCAGGAGCTCGACTATGACAAGCTCTCGCTGACCATCGAAACCGACGGCACCGTCACCCCCGAAGATGCCGTGGCCTATGCCGCGCGTATTCTCCAGGACCAGCTGACGCTGTTCGTCCATTTCGAAGACGGAATCCCGCAGCCGCAGTCGGCCATGATCGGTCAGGCCGCGCAGCCGCAGGAAGACGACGCCAACCAGCTTAACCGTTACCTTCTCAAGAAGGTTGACGAGCTCGAACTGTCGGTGCGTTCGGCCAACTGCCTCAAGAACGACAACATCATCTATATCGGCGATCTGGTCCAGAAGACCGAAGCCGAGATGCTGCGTACGCCGAATTTCGGCCGCAAGTCGCTTAACGAGATCAAGGAAGTGCTCAGCTCGATGGGTCTGCGCCTCGGCATGGACATCCCGGGCTGGCCACCTGAGAACATCGAAGAAATGGCCAAGAAGCTCGAACAGGAACTTCTCGGCTAA
- the rpsM gene encoding 30S ribosomal protein S13 translates to MARIAGVNIPTNKRVIIALTYIHGIGRTTAVKIADKLGIDHSARVQDLTDEEILRIRETIDEDYTVEGDLRRNTAMNIKRLMDLRSYRGLRHRNQLPVRGQRTHTNARTRKGKAKPIAGKKK, encoded by the coding sequence GTGGCTCGTATTGCCGGGGTAAATATCCCCACCAACAAGCGCGTGATTATCGCGCTCACCTACATTCACGGAATCGGCCGCACCACGGCCGTCAAGATTGCCGATAAGCTTGGCATCGATCACAGTGCACGTGTGCAGGATCTCACCGATGAGGAAATCCTGCGCATCCGCGAGACGATCGACGAGGATTACACCGTCGAAGGCGACCTCCGTCGCAACACCGCGATGAACATCAAGCGTCTGATGGACCTTCGTTCGTATCGCGGTCTTCGTCACCGCAACCAGCTGCCCGTTCGCGGCCAGCGCACGCACACCAACGCCCGTACCCGCAAGGGCAAGGCCAAGCCGATCGCCGGGAAGAAGAAGTAA
- the rpsK gene encoding 30S ribosomal protein S11 — MAREPGKVRRRDRKNITSGVAHINASFNNTMITITDAQGNAISWSSAGMMGFKGSRKSTPYAAQVAADDAGKKAAEHGVRTLEVEVKGPGSGRESALRGLAAVGFNITSIRDVTPIPHNGVRPSKRRRV, encoded by the coding sequence ATGGCACGCGAACCCGGCAAAGTAAGGCGCCGCGACAGAAAGAACATCACGAGCGGCGTTGCGCACATCAACGCCAGCTTCAACAACACCATGATCACCATCACCGATGCGCAGGGCAATGCGATCAGCTGGTCCAGCGCCGGCATGATGGGCTTCAAGGGCAGCCGCAAGTCGACTCCGTACGCAGCACAGGTCGCTGCAGACGACGCCGGCAAGAAGGCTGCCGAGCATGGTGTTCGCACCCTCGAAGTCGAAGTGAAGGGCCCGGGTTCGGGCCGCGAGAGCGCGCTGCGCGGTCTCGCCGCTGTCGGCTTTAACATCACGTCGATTCGCGATGTGACGCCGATCCCGCACAACGGGGTCCGTCCGTCGAAGCGTCGCAGGGTCTGA
- the rplQ gene encoding 50S ribosomal protein L17, which produces MRHGISQRKLSRKSGHRKALFRNMAAALIKHEQIMTTLPKAKELRPYVEKLVTLAKRGGLSNRRLAQARLLDETQLKKLFDVLAERYSDRDGGYTRIIKAGYRDSDSAQMAIIEFVDRDEDAKGQNSGPDMSEADEYEDA; this is translated from the coding sequence ATGCGTCACGGAATTTCACAGCGTAAGCTTTCGCGTAAATCGGGCCACCGCAAGGCCCTGTTCCGCAACATGGCGGCTGCTCTCATCAAGCACGAGCAGATCATGACCACGCTTCCCAAGGCGAAGGAACTGCGTCCCTACGTCGAAAAGCTGGTTACTCTGGCCAAGCGCGGCGGCCTTTCGAACCGTCGCCTCGCGCAGGCCCGCCTGCTCGACGAAACGCAGCTCAAGAAGCTGTTCGACGTTCTGGCCGAACGTTATTCGGACCGCGATGGCGGCTATACCCGCATCATCAAGGCCGGCTATCGCGACAGCGACAGCGCGCAGATGGCGATTATCGAATTCGTCGACCGCGATGAAGACGCGAAGGGGCAGAACTCCGGTCCGGACATGAGCGAAGCGGACGAGTACGAAGACGCGTAA
- a CDS encoding serine hydrolase: protein MHKLIFAAGAAIAFAAPLTAQSAQEQLDARYDRALAAGYKALFLCSGIAIAERNGTTRSPESIHEWELTGIYPKLDPMVRELPYEIVRRPSGQIAHVQVEWAEGMPDRIAAYYGPETGCSVLPIGAPEDISNPTASVPLSTKEDQAEGGELDGMVFEVETVEGSKSYGHRPEGLGLVLSNALGTTYGEGRTTAVVVRRSDAQGELVEEEAVFRKGFDETTPQRTWSVAKSIAATLVGAAVQSGEFDVNDPIGPNYWRAGGAGDPRNAITIDHALRMATGRYSDTPGNRTDPLYWGGTTVDESAAHWPLVNKPGTVYRYANNDTLMAVKAIDSFLRYYPPHEFFAKLGMDQSVAETDIRGNYVLSSQVWTTARDLATLGQLYLNGGVWNGERLLPENWREYVSDPSGPQPEGTEWGYGAGWWTFRRPEGNAFEGIPDDAFAARGNRGQYVVVVPSRNVVIVRRGEDMVGTRFDIAAFTKDVLAALD, encoded by the coding sequence ATGCACAAGCTCATATTCGCCGCCGGAGCGGCCATCGCTTTCGCGGCGCCTCTTACAGCCCAATCCGCTCAGGAACAGCTCGATGCACGATACGACCGCGCGCTTGCCGCCGGATACAAGGCGCTGTTCCTGTGCAGCGGGATCGCGATCGCCGAACGCAACGGCACGACGCGCAGTCCCGAGAGCATCCACGAGTGGGAACTGACGGGGATCTACCCGAAGCTCGATCCGATGGTCCGCGAGCTTCCGTACGAGATCGTGCGCCGTCCTTCAGGGCAGATCGCGCATGTTCAGGTCGAATGGGCCGAAGGCATGCCCGACCGGATTGCGGCCTATTATGGTCCGGAAACCGGCTGTTCTGTCCTGCCGATTGGCGCGCCGGAAGACATAAGCAATCCCACCGCTTCCGTCCCCCTCTCTACCAAGGAAGATCAGGCTGAGGGCGGTGAGTTAGACGGGATGGTCTTCGAAGTAGAGACCGTCGAGGGATCCAAATCATACGGTCACCGCCCCGAAGGGCTCGGACTCGTCCTCTCCAACGCGCTGGGCACGACATACGGCGAAGGGCGAACCACGGCCGTGGTCGTCCGCCGGTCAGACGCCCAGGGAGAATTGGTGGAAGAAGAAGCGGTCTTCCGCAAGGGATTCGACGAAACGACCCCCCAGCGCACATGGTCGGTCGCAAAGAGTATCGCCGCCACGCTGGTCGGTGCGGCGGTGCAGTCGGGCGAATTCGACGTCAATGATCCCATCGGCCCAAATTATTGGCGTGCAGGCGGGGCCGGAGATCCGCGCAACGCGATCACAATCGATCACGCGCTGCGCATGGCGACGGGGCGATATTCCGATACGCCGGGCAATCGCACCGATCCGCTATACTGGGGCGGGACCACGGTGGATGAAAGCGCCGCACACTGGCCGCTCGTCAATAAGCCGGGGACGGTCTACCGCTACGCCAATAACGACACGCTGATGGCAGTGAAAGCGATCGACAGCTTCCTGCGATATTACCCGCCGCACGAATTCTTCGCGAAGCTCGGTATGGATCAAAGTGTCGCTGAGACCGATATTCGCGGAAACTACGTACTCTCCAGCCAAGTCTGGACCACGGCGCGCGATCTTGCAACGCTCGGCCAACTCTATCTTAATGGTGGCGTCTGGAACGGTGAGCGGCTTCTCCCCGAAAACTGGCGCGAATACGTCTCCGACCCGTCCGGTCCTCAGCCCGAGGGCACAGAGTGGGGCTATGGCGCGGGCTGGTGGACGTTCCGTAGGCCGGAAGGCAACGCCTTCGAAGGCATCCCAGACGATGCTTTCGCAGCGCGCGGCAATCGCGGTCAGTATGTCGTGGTCGTACCTTCTCGAAACGTCGTGATTGTCCGTCGCGGCGAGGACATGGTCGGCACGCGCTTTGATATCGCGGCGTTTACAAAGGACGTGCTGGCGGCGCTCGATTAG